The following are encoded in a window of Methanomassiliicoccus sp. genomic DNA:
- the pyrF gene encoding orotidine-5'-phosphate decarboxylase: MRTDNRIILALDETDEVKALKVAEEVKDLVDAIKINWPLVLSTSPEMITRLARLAPVICDFKVADIPNTDRLIVEQVRRRGASGVIVHAFTGTDSLRAAVEAAGNLDVFVVTEMSHPGGQEFTAPLAERFAAMAVEAGAAGVIAPATRPERIAKVRSIVGDLLILSPGVGAQGGSASDAISMGADHVIVGRSIYGAADPREAAGRIVEEVRKVPRRR; the protein is encoded by the coding sequence ATGAGGACGGATAACCGCATAATCTTGGCGCTGGACGAGACCGATGAAGTGAAGGCCCTGAAGGTGGCCGAAGAGGTCAAGGACCTGGTGGACGCCATCAAGATCAACTGGCCGCTGGTGTTGTCGACGTCCCCGGAGATGATCACCCGCCTCGCCCGCCTCGCCCCGGTCATCTGCGATTTCAAGGTCGCGGATATACCGAACACCGACCGCCTCATTGTTGAGCAGGTCCGACGCCGGGGTGCCTCCGGGGTCATCGTCCACGCCTTCACCGGTACCGATTCGCTGAGGGCTGCGGTGGAGGCTGCCGGTAACCTCGACGTGTTCGTGGTCACCGAGATGTCCCATCCCGGGGGGCAGGAGTTCACCGCCCCGCTGGCCGAGAGGTTCGCGGCCATGGCCGTGGAGGCCGGGGCGGCAGGGGTCATCGCCCCCGCTACCCGCCCCGAGCGAATCGCCAAGGTACGCTCTATCGTAGGTGACCTTCTGATACTCTCCCCGGGAGTGGGGGCACAGGGGGGAAGCGCCTCGGACGCCATCTCGATGGGGGCCGACCATGTCATCGTGGGGAGGTCAATCTACGGTGCCGCCGACCCCCGGGAAGCCGCCGGCCGGATTGTCGAAGAGGTTCGCAAGGTCCCCCGACGCCGCTGA